The Stutzerimonas stutzeri RCH2 genomic interval TCGATCAGCTGAAAGAGGGTCTCGCCCTCTTTGACCATGCCGAGCTCCTGACGGGCACGCTCCTCGACGGTCTCCATGCCCTGCTTGAGCTCCCGAACTTCCGCCTCGAGAATCCGATTGCGCTCCAGCAGCCGTTCGTTCTCACCCTGTTGCTCGGCAATCTGCTTGTTCAGACTGTTGACCTGCGCCAGGCTGCCCTCGCCCACCCAGAGACGGTACTGCAGCCCGCCAAGAAGCAGGAGCAGCACGACGAACAACCAGTAGGGGCGACGCATAGAAGGCATGAAACGACTTCGGCTGTGATTCGGGTATCGGGATGCGAGTGGCTTGCGCGGTGCAATAACGATTGCGCCGACACGCCGCCGATTGAAACAAAAAAGGGCGACTCGCGCCGCCCTTTTTTAATTGCCGCTGATCAGCCGCGGAATTCGGCACGGCCTTTGTAGGGCGCCTTGCCGGCCAGCTGCTCCTCGATACGCAGCAGCTGGTTGTACTTGGAAACGCGATCCGAGCGGCACAGCGAACCGGTCTTGATCTGACCAGCAGCAGTACCCACAGCTAGGTCGGCAATGGTGCTGTCTTCGGTTTCACCGGAACGGTGCGAAATCACCGCGGTGTAACCGGCGGCCTTGGCCATCTGGATGGCTTCCAGGGTTTCGGTCAGCGAGCCGATCTGGTTGAACTTGATCAGGATCGAGTTGCCGATCTTCTCGTCGATGCCGCGCTTGAGAATCTTGGTGTTGGTAACGAACAGGTCATCACCGACCAGCTGGACCTTGTCGCCGATCTTGTCGGTCAGCACCTTCCAACCGGCCCAGTCGGACTCGTCCATGCCATCTTCAATGGAGATGATTGGATAGCGCTGGCTCAGACCGGCCAGGTAGTCGGCGAATCCAGCGGCGTCGAACACCTTGCCTTCGCCGGCCAGGTCGTACTTGCCGTCCTTGAAGAACTCGGAGGACGCGCAGTCCAGAGCCAGCGTGACGTCGTCGCCCAGCTTGTAGCCGGCGTTGGCCACGGCCTCGGCGATCGCCGCCAGGGCGTCCTCGTTGGAAGCCAGGTTCGGTGCGAAACCACCCTCGTCACCCACGGAGGTGCTCAGACCACGAGCCTTCAGCACAGCCTTCAGGTGGTGGAAGATCTCCGCACCCATGCGCAGCGCATCGGCAAAGGTCTTGGCGCCGACCGGCTGAACCATGAATTCCTGGATGTCGACGTTGTTATCGGCGTGTTCGCCACCGTTGATGATGTTCATCATCGGTACCGGCATGGAGTAGACGCCCGGAGTGCCGTTCAGATCAGCAATGTGGGCGTACAGCGGTACGCCCTTGGCTTGGGCAGCGGCCTTCGCAGCAGCCAGCGACACGGCAAGGATAGCGTTGGCACCCAGCTTGCCCTTGTTCTCGGTCCCGTCGAGTTCGATCATCGCCTGGTCCAGCGCTTTCTGATCGAGCGGATCCTTGCCCAGAAGCAGCTCACGGATCGGGCCGTTTACATTGGCAACGGCAATCAGTACGCCTTTGCCCAGGTAACGGCTCTTGTCGCCATCACGCAGTTCCAGAGCCTCACGGGAACCGGTGGAGGCACCGGACGGAGCGCAGGCGCTGCCGATGATGCCATTGTCCAGGATCACGTCGGCTTCCACGGTGGGGTTGCCACGGGAATCGAGAACTTCACGCCCTTTGATGTCGACGATCTTTGCCATTGTTGTTAACACTCCGTAGATAGCTGCAAGGCTTCAAGCAGTTTCGATTGGCGGGAAATTCTTGACGAGATCATCCAGCTGCTTGAGCTGGGTGAGGAAAGGCTCGAGCTTGTTCAGGCGCAGCGCGCACGGGCCGTCGCACTTGGCATTGTCCGGATCGGGATGCGCTTCGAGGAACAGCCCGGCCAGCCCCTGGGACAAGCCGGCCTTGGCCAGATCGGTGACCTGGGCGCGACGACCACCGGCGGAATCCGAACGCCCGCCCGGCATCTGCAACGCGTGGGTGACATCGAAGAACACCGGGTATTCGAACTGCTTCATGACGCCGAAGCCGAGCATGTCGACGACCAGATTGTTGTAGCCGAAGGACGAACCGCGCTCGCAGAGGATCAGCTGGTCGTTACCGGCTTCTTCGCACTTGCGCAGGATGTGCTTCATCTCCTGCGGCGCCAGGAACTGGGCCTTCTTGATGTTGATCACCGCGCCGGTCTTGGCCATCGCCACCACCAGATCGGTTTGCCGGGAGAGGAAGGCCGGCAGCTGGATGATGTCGCAAACTTCGGCAACCGGCTGCGCCTGCCAGGGCTCGTGCACATCGGTGATGACCGGCACGCCAAAGGTCTTCTTCACTTCCTCGAAGATCTTCATCCCCTCTTCCAGACCCGGGCCACGGAAAGAGGTAATCGAGGAGCGATTGGCCTTGTCGAAGCTGGCCTTGAACACGTAGGGAATGCCGAGTTTCTCGGTCACCCGCACGTACTCTTCACAGGCCTGCATCGCGAGGTCACGCGACTCGAGGACATTGATGCCACCGAACAGCACGAACGGCTTGTCGTTAGCGATCTCGATGCTGCCTACGCGGATGGTCTTCTGGCTCATGCCTTCTTCGCCTTGTGTTCCAGCGCCGCTTTGACGAAACCGCTGAACAGCGGATGACCGTCACGTGGCGTGGAGGTGAATTCAGGGTGGAACTGACAGGCGACGAACCAGGGATGATCCGGTGCCTCGACCACTTCCACCAGCGCGCCGTCACCGGAGCGCCCGGTAATCTTCAGCCCTGCTGCCTGCAGTTGCGGCAGCAGGTTGTTGTTCACTTCGTAACGATGACGATGGCGCTCGACGATGCGCTCCTGGCCGTAGCACTCGAACACCTTGGAGCCGGCTTCGAGACCGCACTCCTGGGCACCGAGGCGCATGGTGCCACCCAGATCGGAATTATCGCTGCGGGTTTCCACGGCGCCGCTGGCGTCTTCCCATTCGGTGATCAGACCGACTACCGGGTGCGCACTGTCCTTGTCGAACTCGGTGGAGTTCGCGTCTGACCAGCCCAGCACGTCACGAGCGAACTCGATGACTGCGACCTGCATACCCAGGCAGATACCCAGATACGGAATCTTGTTCTCCCGCGCATAACGCACCGTTGCAATCTTGCCCTCGACACCGCGAAGACCGAAGCCGCCGGGCACGAGAATGGCGTCGACATCTTTCAGCAGACCAGTGCCCTGATTCTCGATGTCTTCGGAGTCGATATAGCGCAGGTTCACTTTGGTACGGCTCTGGATGCCAGCGTGGCTCATCGCCTCGATCAGAGATTTGTAGGCGTCCAGAAGTTCCATGTACTTGCCGACCATGGCGATGGTGACTTCCTTCTCCGGGTGCAGCTTGGCGTCCACCACCCGGTCCCACTCGGAAAGATCGGCACCGCGGCACTCCAGGCCGAAGCGTTCTACCACGTAGTCATCCAGGCCCTGAGCATGCAGGATGCCCGGAATCTTGTAGATGGTATCGGCGTCCGGCAGGCTGATCACTGCGCGCTCTTCGACGTTGGTGAACAGCGCGATCTTGCGGCGCGAAGAAACATCAATGGCACGATCGGAGCGGCAGACCAGTACGTCAGGCTGAAGGCCGATGGAGCGCAGCTCCTTCACCGAATGCTGGGTCGGCTTGGTCTTGGTCTCACCGGCGGTGGCGATATACGGCACCAGCGTCAGATGCATCAGCATGGCGCGCTTGGCGCCCACTTCCACGCGCAGCTGGCGAATCGCCTCGAGGAATGGCTGCGATTCGATGTCGCCAACGGTGCCGCCAACTTCCACCAGGGCCACGTCGGCATCGCCGGCGCCCTTGATGATGCGACGCTTGATCTCGTCGGTGATGTGCGGAATGACCTGGATGGTCGCCCCCAGGTAATCACCCCGGCGCTCGCGGCGCAGCACGTCTTCGTAGACGCGACCGGTGGTGAAGTTATTGTTCTGGGTCATGCGGGTGCGGATGAACCGCTCGTAGTGCCCCAGATCGAGATCGGTCTCGGCGCCGTCATGAGTGACGAACACCTCACCGTGCTGGAACGGGCTCATGGTGCCCGGATCGACGTTGATGTAAGGGTCAAGCTTGAGCATCGTGACCTTCAGGCCCCGCGCCTCCAGGATGGCCGCCAATGAAGCCGAGGCGATGCCTTTCCCCAATGAAGAAACAACACCACCCGTGACGAAGATGTAGCGCGTCATGAAAAACCCTAGAAGTCTGCGTTAAGCGGCTGGCGCCGCCGGGGGAAAGCGAAGGTGCCATTGCTCGCGTGCGGCAATAGCGCAACTGCCACGGATTCGAAGAAACCGCAGAAGCTGTATTGAGACGGGAGCGTAGTCTACCGGAAAGGCCTTATCAGCTCAAACCACTTAGAACTCTGGGACGCACCAATCAAGTGCAACGCCGCCTTTGCTCAGCTGCGGCAGGTTGGCCACCGCGACCAGTTCTTCATCGCAATACAGCAATGGCAACCGCGCGCGCACAAAGACTGGCACTCCGGCTTCGTTCAACAGACGCTTGAGGTCGCGCCGACCGCGCCCAGCCACCAGCATTGCTTCACCGCCCTGGCGATAGCGAACCTGCAGCTTGCCCGGGGGCGCTAGGCCTTCCATTCGCAGCGTGCCATTACCGGGGAGCGCCAGACGAGCAGTCGAATCAGGCCAATCAACCGGTGCGACAGGCGGTTCTAGCCAGGCCTCCGGCACCCACCAGATCCGATCTCCGCAACGCTGCAGCTCGCCGCCAACCAAGCGCCAACAAGGCGTGGCATCCGGCTTGGCGTCGCGCACGGATATCCATCCAACCCAGTGGGCTTCATCCGGTGCCAAGGTCAGCCCGGCCAACCAATAGCGCAACGCATTGCGCTGCCGCACTGGCGTCACAGCACGCAACGCGGGCAACGCGAGACTGGGCAGGGTTAGCCAACCGAGGCTGTCCGCCGCCTTCGCGGCAGCGAGATCCTGCTGCGCCAGTTCATCCAGCAGCTGCTGCGCTTCTGCCATATGCGTAGCGGTTCTTGCCAGAGCCGATATAGCCCCCGGCCAGCGCTGCCGTAGCAGTGGGAGTATTTCCCAACGCAGATAATTGCGCGTGTGGGCGTACTGCTGGTTGCTGGGGTCCTCCACCCAAGTCAAGGCGTTGCGCTCCGCATAAGCCTCCAGCTCGTCCCGCAGCACACCGAGCAGCGGACGAACCAGCCTGCCATGCCCAAGCGGGCGCTCGCCAGGCATAGCGGCCAAGCCGCGCACGCCCGCTCCGCGCAAGAGACGGAACAGCACCGTTTCGGCCTGATCGTCACGGTGTTGGCCGGTCAGCAACAGCTCGTCTTCGCTCAGACACTGGCTAAACGCCTGGTAACGGGCATTGCGGGCAGCCTGCTCGACACTGGCACCAGATCCGACTTGCACCTGGATGACGCTTAGCGCGACACCAAGCTCGTCGCAGATGCGTTGGCAGTGCGCCGGCCAATCGTCCGCAATGACCTGCAGGCCGTGGTGCACATGGATTGCACGGATGACCGGCAGCTCATGTCGATCAGCCAGCCGAGCCAACAAATGCAGGAGAACGGTCGAATCAAGACCGCCAGAAAACGCCACCCACCATGTCGGTGAGCTACGCCAAGGCGCGAGCGCGGAAAGCAGGATGGAATCGAGGGACATGCGAGCGCTTCGAGAACCGACATTGTCAGCAAGCATAAAGCTCAGCGGGGCAAGCAGCGAGGGGAAGCGGTAGCTACAACATACAGCCAAGCGTCTCGATTCGGGCCACCGATCGAGACGCGTGGCTGGCGCGATGGATCAGGCGATACCGTAGCTCATCAGGCGCTCATAGCGACGCGCCAGCAGCGCATCGGTATCCAGCGACTTGAGCATGTGCAGCTGACTGTTGAGCTGCTCGCGCATGGCGGCGGCCATAACGGCCGGGTTGCGATGGGCGCCACCCAGCGGCTCGGGGATCACCTTGTCGACGATACCCAGATCCTTCAGGCGCTCAGCCGTCACACCCATGGCCTCGGCGGCTTCCGGTGCCTTCTCGGCTGTGCGCCAGAGAATCGACGCGCAGCCTTCCGGTGAAATCACTGCGTAGGTGGAATACTGCAGCATGTTCAGCTGGTCGCAAACGCCGATGGCCAGCGCGCCACCAGAACCGCCCTCACCAATCACGGTGGCGATGATCGGAGTCTTCAGCCGCGCCATCACGCGCAGGTTCCAGGCAATGGCCTCGCTCTGGTTGCGCTCTTCGGCGTCGATACCCGGATAAGCGCCGGGTGTATCGATAAAGGTGAGGATCGGCATCTTGAAGCGCTCGGCCATCTCCATCAGACGGCAGGCCTTGCGGTAACCCTCGGGGCGCGGCATGCCGAAGTTACGGCGTACCTTCTCGCGCACCTCACGACCCTTCTGATGACCGATGATCATCACCGGCTGACCGTCCAGACGTGCAGTACCGCCAACAATCGCCGCGTCATCGGAGAAGTGCCGATCACCGTGCAGCTCTTCGAACTCGGTGAACAGGTGATTGATGTAATCGAGGGTATAGGGGCGCTGCGGGTGGCGGGCCAGGCGGGCGATCTGCCAGCTGGTCAGATTGCCGAAAATGCTTTCGGTGAGCGATTCGCTCTTGTCCTGCAGGCGGGCAATCTCATCGCCGATGTTCAGCGAGTTATCGTTACCAACCAGGCGCAATTCTTCGATCTTGGCTTGCAGGTCGGCGATCGGCTGTTCGAAATCCAGGAAATTCGGGTTCATAGGCATCCGTCATGCGTCGACGGCCAGGCGGCCGGGAGGCTGTTCCGTTTTTTGCGCCTTACCTTACGGGAGAGGCGCATTCAGGTCGAACAAAAATTGTTCTGAACCATGACCCGGTCATCACCGGGCCGTTCGGGCCTTGGCTCGGAAAGCGCGCTTGCGCAACTTTCCAGGCGTCCGCCCTCTATCGGTATTGCAGAAAGACGTTGTCGCGTCCGAACTGGTCACGCAATGCCTGAATCAAGTTGTCGGCCGGGTCGATCCGCCACTCTTCACCGAACTGCAGCAGGGCGCGCGCATCGCGCCCAGTGTATTCCAGCGTGATCGGGCAGGCGCCGCGATGACGACCACAAACCTCAGCCAACCAGCGCATGCGCTCGCCCCTGAGCGCCTCGCCAGCGACCTTCACCCGCAGGCTTTCGGCAAGCCCGGTACGCGCCTCTTCCAGACTCATCACACGCTTGGCCCGCAGGCGCAGGCCGCCGGAGAAGTCGTCATTGCTGACCTCGCCCTCTACCACAACCAGCGCATCGGTCTGCAGCAGGGCCTGCGCGGAGTTGAACGCCTCGGCGAACAGCGAAGCCTCGATACGGCCGGAGCGATCATCCAGCGTGATGAAGCCCATCTTGTCGCCTTTCTTGTTCTTCATCACCCGCAGGTTGACGATCAGGCCGGCGATGGTCTGCTCCCCTCTCGCCGGACGCAGATCGATGATGCGCTGACGGGCAAAGCGCCGCACCTCGCCTTCGTATTCGTCGATCGGATGGCCTGTGAGATAGAGCCCCAGGGTATCTTTCTCGCCCTTCAGACGTTCTTTGAGCGACAGCTCGCGCGCGTTGCGGTGATTGGCATAGACATCGGCCTCCGGCTCGGCGAAGAGGCCACCAAACAGATCCATATGCCCACTTTCCGCGCTGCGCGCCGTCTGCTCGGCAGCCTGCACGGCTTCTTCCATGGCCGCCAGCAACACCGCGCGATTGCGGTCGATATTGGCCTGATAGGCCTTCGCCTCCTCGAAGAAATACGGACCCAGACGATCCAGCGCACCGGAACGGATCAGCGCCTCGAGGGTACGCTTGTTGATGCGCTTGAGGTCGATACGCGCGCAGAAATCGAACAGATCCTTGAACGGCCCGCCTTCTGCTCGGCATTCGGCGATGGCCTCTACGGGCCCCTCACCGACGCCCTTGACCGCACCAAGGCCGTAGACGATACGACCGTCATCGTTCACGGTGAACTTGAATTCGGAAACATTCACATCCGGCGGATCGATGCGCAGCTTCATGCTGCGGCATTCCTCGATCAGGATCACCACCTTGTCGGTGTTATGCATATCCGCCGAAAGCACGGCAGCCATGAACGGCGACGGGTAATGCGCCTTGAGCCAGGCGGTCTGATAGGAAACCAGGCCATAGGCTGCCGAGTGCGATTTGTTGAAGCCGTAACCGGCGAACTTTTCCACCAGGTCGAAGATGTTGCCTGACAGCTCCTTGTCGATGCCGTTGTTCGAGCAGCCTTCGATGAAGCCACCGCGCTGCTTGGCCATCTCCTCGGGCTTCTTCTTGCCCATCGCCCGGCGCAGCATGTCGGCGCCGCCCAGCGTGTAGCCGGCCATCACCTGGGCGATCTGCATCACCTGTTCCTGATACAGGATGATGCCGTAGGTGGGCTTGAGCACAGGCTCGAGCCCCGCGTACTGATAGTCCGGATGCGGATAGGAGACTTCGGCGCGCCCGTGCTTGCGGTTGATGAAGTCGTCGACCATGCCCGACTGCAGCGGACCGGGACGGAACAGCGCCACCAGTGCGATCAGGTCTTCCAGGCAATCGGGCTTGAGCTTCTTGATCAGCTCCTTCATGCCGCGTGATTCGAGCTGGAATACAGCGGTGGTTTCGGCCTTCTGCAGCAACTGGTAGGTCGGCTTGTCATCCAGCGGAATGAAGTCGATGTTGATCGGCTCCAGGCCTTTCTTGGCCTGCTCGCGATTGATGGTTTCCAGTGCCCACTTGATGATGGTCAGTGTACGCAGACCGAGGAAGTCGAACTTCACCAGGCCGGCCGACTCGACATCATCCTTGTCGAACTGGGTCACCAGGCCGCCGCCCTCCTCGTCACAGGCGATCGGCGCAAAGTCGGTCAGCTTGGTCGGCGCGATCACCACACCGCCGGCGTGCTTGCCGGTACCGCGGGTGATGCCTTCGAGCTTGAGCGCCATCTCCCAGATCTCGCGGGCGTCCTCGTCGACGGCGAGGAAGTCGCGCAGCGGCTCTTCCATTTCGTAGGCCTTTTCGAGGGTCATGCCCACCTCGAAAGGGATCATCTTCGACAGACGGTCGGCCAAGCCATAGGACTTGCCCTGAACCCGCGCCACGTCGCGCACCACTGCCTTGGCCGCCATGGTGCCGAAAGTGATGATCTGGCTGACCGCATTGCGCCCGTACGCCTCGGCCACGTAATCAATTACCCGGTCGCGGCCGTCCATGCAGAAGTCGACGTCGAAGTCGGGCATTGAAACACGTTCGGGGTTGAGGAAGCGCTCGAACAGCAGATCGTAGGCCAGCGGATCGAGGTCGGTGATCTTCAGCACGTAGGCGACCAGCGAGCCGGCACCCGAACCACGGCCCGGACCGACCGGCACGCCGTTGTTCTTCGCCCACTTGATGAAGTCCATAACGATCAGGAAGTAACCGGGGAAACCCATCTGGATGATGGTGCCCAGTTCGAACTCAAGGCGGTCGATGTAGACCTGCTTTTTCGCCTCGTAGTCGGGCGTGTCCTTGGGTAGCAGTACCTCAAGGCGTTCTTCCAGCCCCTCGAACGACACCTGGCGCAGGTAATCGTCGATGGTCATGCCCTCGGGCACGGGGAAGTTCGGCAGGAAGTAGGTGCCCAGCTGCACTTCGATATTGCAGCGCTTGGCGATCTCGACGGTGTTTTCCAGCGCCTCCGGGAGATCGCTGAACAGCTCGGCCATCTCTGCCGGGGTCTTCAGATACTGCTGATCAGAGTAGGTACGCGGCCGCCGCGGATCGTCCAGCGTGCGGCCTTCGCCGATGCACACGCGGGTTTCGTGCGCCTCGAAATCCTCTTGCTTGAGGAAGCGCACGTCGTTGGTCGCCACCAGCGGCGTGCCGGTACGGTCGGCGAGCGCGGCCGCGGCGTGCAGATGTTCTTCATCATTGACCCGACTGGTGCGCTGGATCTCCAGGTAGAAGCGATCAGCAAACACGTCGCGCCATTCGGCGAGACGTGCTTCCGCCAATGCTTCGTCACCATTGAGCAATGCCTGGCCGACCTCGCCTTCCTTGGCGCCGGACAGCGCAATCAGGCCTTCGGCGGCCAGCTTGACCCAGTCGCGCTCGATGATCACCAGGTCATTGCGCTGCCCTTCGGTCCAGCCGCGAGAAATCAGTTCGGTGAGATTGCGATAACCCTTCGGGTTCATCGCCAACAGGGTCAACCGGCTGAGCGGACCATCCTCATCACAGCCGGCCATCCAAATGTCCGCACCACATATCGGCTTGATACCGGAGCCCTGCGCGGTCTTGTAGAACTTCACCAGCGAGCACATGTTGCTCATGTCGGTTACCGCCACAGCCGGCATTCCACCCGCCGCGACCGCCTTGATCAGCGGCTTGACCCGGACCAACCCATCGACCAGCGAGTACTCGGTATGCAGACGTAGGTGGACGAAGGAAACGGGCATGAACAGACCTTGAGCTGGCAAAACGACGAGCGCGAGATTGTACCGGAAAGCACAGATCGGCTGGGTATTGGGGGAGCGGCATCACGCAGTAAAACGGGGATACCGGGGCAGAGCGGGATGCGTACAAGCGCGACCTGCGCGCGGCAGATCATCGCTTGCCGCGGGCTAGACCAGCAGAACGCTGACGGGGACTTCGGCCTCAACGATTGTCTGCTCCAGCATCGCTCGGACGGGAGCGAAGGAGCGACGATGGATGGGCGTTGGCCCGAGCCGACGAAGCGCTTCCAGATGACTGGGAGTCGGGTAACCCTTGTGCCCGGCCAGCCCGTAACCTGGGTAGCAGAGGTCGAGCGCCTGCATTTCACGATCCCGGCTGACCTTGGCGAGAATGGATGCCGCGGCAATTGCCGGCACCTGCCCGTCACCCTGGATCACCGGTGCACTGGGCACGTTGAGCTGCGGGCAGCGATTACCATCGATCAGCGCCAGCCGCGGCGTAACGCTCAACCCCTCCACCGCGCGCTGCATGGCGAGCATCGTGGCATGCAGGATGTTCAGCTGATCGATCTCTTCAACCTCGGCACGGGCAATGCACCACGCCACCGCCTTTTCGCAGATCTCGTCGAACAATGCCTCGCGACGTGCCTCGCTCAGCTTTTTCGAGTCGTTGAGGCCTTCGATCGGACGCGCCGGATCGAGAATCACGGCGGCTGTCACCACTGGACCGCACAGCGGCCCGCGCCCGACCTCATCGACACCGGCGACCAGCTCTTCGACCAGATTGAAATCAAGCCCGAACTGCATCAGCGAACTCCAACCAGGCGCAACACGGCATCGGCGGCCTGACTCGACGCATCGCAGCGCAGGGTGCGGTGGATACTGTCGAAGCCTTCAGTCTGCACGTCACCATCGTCCAGCAGCGGAGACAGCGACTGCGCCAGCGCTTCCGGGGTCGCGGCGTCCTGCAGCAATTCGGGAACCAGCAGGCGCTGGGCCAGCAGGTTGGGAAGCGCGACATAGGGGCTCTTTACCAGCCGCCGGAGGATGCGGTAAGTCATTGGCGCTACGCTGTAGGCCACAACCATCGGCCGCTTGAACAACAGTGCCTCGAGCGTTGCCGTGCCTGAGGCAATCAGTACCGCGTTGCAAGCCGCCAGCGCGTCGTGAGACCGACCATCGAGCAGGGTCAGCGGTAGATCACGCGTAACCAACATCTGCTCCAGTTGCAGCCGCCGCTCAGGGCTGGCGCAAGGCATGACGAAGCGAATCCCCGGGCGCATGGCACGCAACCGCTCGGCGGCGGAAAGGAACAGATCCCCCAGCCGAGCCACCTCGCCGCCCCTACTGCCCGGCATCAGCGCGACGACCAGGCCATCCACTGGCAATCCGAGTGCTTGCCGTGCCGCGGCGCGATCGGCGCAAAGTGGAATGGCATCGGCCAGGGGATGACCGACGAAGCGGACAGGTACCTGGTGCGCGTCGTAGAACTTGGCCTCGAACGGAAACAGCGTGAGCATCAGATCGCAGGCGTCACGTATCTTCAGCACGCGCTTCTGGCGCCAGGCCCAGACCGATGGACTGACGTAGTGCACGGTCTTGATTCCGGCACGGCGCAGCTTGAGCTCAAGCCCGAGATTGAAATCCGGCGCATCGATGCCGATGAATACATCCGGCCGCTGCTGGATCAGCGTGTCTACCAGGCGCTTGCGCCGAGCCAGCAATTCCGGCAATCGGCCAAGCACTTCGACCAGCCCCATCACGGCTAGACGCTCGAGCG includes:
- the rnhB gene encoding ribonuclease HII — protein: MQFGLDFNLVEELVAGVDEVGRGPLCGPVVTAAVILDPARPIEGLNDSKKLSEARREALFDEICEKAVAWCIARAEVEEIDQLNILHATMLAMQRAVEGLSVTPRLALIDGNRCPQLNVPSAPVIQGDGQVPAIAAASILAKVSRDREMQALDLCYPGYGLAGHKGYPTPSHLEALRRLGPTPIHRRSFAPVRAMLEQTIVEAEVPVSVLLV
- the lpxB gene encoding lipid-A-disaccharide synthase, coding for MSRPLRVALVAGESSGDILGAGLMQALKAQHADVEFIGVGGSRMQAEGLQSYFPLERLAVMGLVEVLGRLPELLARRKRLVDTLIQQRPDVFIGIDAPDFNLGLELKLRRAGIKTVHYVSPSVWAWRQKRVLKIRDACDLMLTLFPFEAKFYDAHQVPVRFVGHPLADAIPLCADRAAARQALGLPVDGLVVALMPGSRGGEVARLGDLFLSAAERLRAMRPGIRFVMPCASPERRLQLEQMLVTRDLPLTLLDGRSHDALAACNAVLIASGTATLEALLFKRPMVVAYSVAPMTYRILRRLVKSPYVALPNLLAQRLLVPELLQDAATPEALAQSLSPLLDDGDVQTEGFDSIHRTLRCDASSQAADAVLRLVGVR